In the genome of Sporocytophaga myxococcoides DSM 11118, the window TAGGGCATAGTCATTTAACATTCATTACATCAACAATCATTTAGAATTCAACGAAATACAATGTAATTAAAAACCAGTATTCCCTAGTGTTAACTTTTAAACAATCTCACTAGTTCTTTAAAAAGGGACGATTCTAAATTAAGAATCAAGCCAGCAGAAAATATAAAAGAACTTAAAGGATAGATATGCTTGCAATGAATTATCGGGGCCCAGGAAGGGTCCGTGCAGAAGAAAAGCCAATGCCTGAAATCCTTCATCCGGAGGATTGTATAGTAAAAGTGTTACGTTCATGCATTTGTGGATCTGACCTGCATTTATATAATGGAAATGTACCTGATACACGTGTAGGTACGACTTTTGGTCATGAGTTCGTGGGAGAAGTAGTAGAGTTGGGATCAGAGGTCCATAAGTTAAAGCTCGGAGATAAGGTATTGGTGCCATTCAATATTGCTTGCGGAAAATGTTCTTTCTGCAGACAGGGATTGTATGGCAATTGTCATGAATCTAATCCTGAAGCTACAGCAGTGGGTGGTATCTTCGGATATTCTCATACTGCAGGTGGATACGATGGAGGACAAGCAGAGTATGTAAGGGTACCTTATGCAAATTTTGGACCTACTATTATACCGGAAGGAATGGATCTTGATGATGCAGTATTGTTAACAGACGTAGTTCCCACTGGCTACCAGGCAGCGGAGATGGGTGGAATCCAGCCAGGAGATACGGTGGTAATATTTGGTGCAGGGCCAATTGGAATAATGGCAGCTAAATGTTCATGGTTGTTTGGTGCAGGAAGAGTCATTGTCATTGACCAGAATGAATTCAGGCTGGAGTTTGTAAAGAACTACGCTAAATGCGAGTCCTATAACTTCAAATCGATTGAAGATCCTGTACAATTTATCAAACAAACTACTGACTGGCTTGGCGCTGACGTTTGCATTGATGCCGTGGGTGCCGAAGCAGCCGGTAGTGCTATGCAGACAATAACAGGAAGAAAAACACTGTTACAGGCAGGTTCTGCTACTGCTTTATTCTGGGCTATCAACTCGGTAAAAAAAGGTGGTATTGTCTCTATTGTAGGTGTATATGGACCTACAGGAAATCTCGTACCTATAGGTAACGTATTGAATAAAGGTATTACAATACGTGCTAATCAGGCTTCTGTAAAAAGGCTGTTACCTAAACTGATCGATCACGTTCAGAAAGGAACCATCAAGCCAAAAGAGCTAATTACTCACAGAATGCCATTAAGGAATGTATCTGATGCATACAGAATCTTTTCGGATAAACTGGACAACTGTATCAAACCTATTCTGATTCCACCTACAGCAAAAGAATAAACGGATATTCATATGGAAAAAATATTAAAAGAACAGCCAAATATTAAAGACTGGGGAATAGATGCGGATCCGGAAAATGATCCTACTTATCCTATGAAGCCCAACCGTACAGATGAAGAACAAAACGGCTATACATGGGAAAGGCCGGCTTTACAAAAGCCAACTGTAGAAATTTTAAAATCAACAGAAAGGCCAAACTTAACTGCAGTATTTGGAACAACCTTACCTCCTAAAGGGCTTAGCGGTATGATTCGCCGGAATGCATATAAAAAGAGTGAAGGACAGTTCAGTCACTGGCTGCCTTTGCTCATTGCAGATCGCGTAGATGTTATAGAAGGAATCATTGATGATTTGAGTAAAGGAAAAATTCCAAATATTTATGCTGAAATAGGATTCAAAGCTATGTGGAAGTATAACAGGAAAGCTGCAATTGCCAGAATAGCTGCTCATGTGGCAGTTGCTTCTGCTATTGGACTAGTTCTATTCAGAGGCAGGATATTTAATGATGAAAAACTCATTAAAAAGGCTTTGAAAAATATTTAAATAAATCCCGGAAAGCTTGTCTGTCCGGGATTTCATTATTAAATAAAGTATCGATAGTATTATACAATAGTCTTCATATTCTTCTCACAATTTCACCACTTCCTTAGTACTAATTCCTTTATGAGAACTAACTATAAGTATATAGATTCCTTGTGGATAAGAGGACAAGTCAAACGATGGATCATTCTGTTTGCTTGCGTTATTACTGCTTTGCAAAACTCTTCCATTAATATCGATCACTTTCCACTCATAGTTTCCTTGCATGGTATTGTCCACTTCAAATCTATAATGACCATTACTGTAGTCGGAGAAGATCTTTACATCGTGTTGTTTTTGTGCTGATATAGAGGCTAGAGAATACTGGTATTCAAATGCTCCTATATCTATTTGTTCTACCCTTTCCTGACCGCATTGATCCTTGGAAGGTGCACTTTCAGTGGTCCCTGCATTAATGGCCAGTGCACCTTCTGTCAATGATATAGTTTCTATTTTTGATCCGTTAAAAAATCCGTTGGTACTTCCCGTACCAAAGGCAGATTCAGGGGTAATACCCATTTCGTTGTTAGGACCTTCAATTGTTAACCACTTACCAACGTTACCAAATAAGCAATTAGTAGCGCTTATAAAAGCCTCTGACGTGCTGTAGATATCTTCTTTAGTTTTAGTCAGGCTACCTCTATTTCCCGTAACAATCGTATTTGTAAGGGTTACATCGGTGCTTTTATTTACATAAATACCTCCTCCTATATCATTAGCGCTAATGGTGCAGTTGATCAGTATAGTATTCCAGTAGCTGCTAATTGCCCCTCCTATCTGTGCCTGATTGTTAAACATAGTCACGTTGGTTAATATGGCATAATTTCTATTACATAAAGCTCCCCCTTCTCCACCCATATTATTGACAAAAGTCATATCTGAAAGCTCGACCTCTCTTCCGTTATTAAAAAGTCCTCCGCCTCCAGATGACGTCCAATTAGCACCAATTGTAGTTTTGGAAATCTTCACTCTGCCATTTACACTACTGCAAATTCCTCCTCCGGAATTTGATTCTCCCCCTGTATTGTGGTTATTGATAATCCAACTATTTGTAATTTCCAGATAACCGTTATTATAAATTCCCCCTCCATATCCATTACCTATGATCTCATTTCCATCTACACTGACGTTGTCCAGCCATAAACCTCCTGAATTTAAAATACATCCTCCAACTCCTGAAGTTAAACTTCCCTTTGAAAGTATTAACGAGCTGAAGAATACATACTTTCCGGATTTTATTTCAAATACTCTAAACCCTGATCCGCCTAAAATTTTTACATATTCAGCTTGGCCATCTACAACTAAATGATTTTCAATTGCAGGAAGAGCAGAGAGCAAGGAGATTTCTCTACTTCCATCTGCCAGATTAAAATGGATAATATGTGGATTTTCCATTGTTGCTGTAAGGTCTGCATTGGCATCTGCAATACATTGTCTCAGAGAACCTGGACCGGCGTCATTTTTATTTAAAACTGTGAATGTGGTAGCACTCAGAACATTAAAAGCAAATAAGAATACAATAGAGATGTAAAATTTTTTCATTATGGATAAATAATCAGATTCAAAAGATACATACGTATCAAAGATAAAATGCTTTACTTTTTTATACCAAAGGTTCTGAATATTTTGAGTTAATTTGATAGTTATAGCGCTTTTTTTCAAGTGTGAGATTGATAATCAGTGATATCATAAATATTACAAAGTACAAGACGAGCAGGTTGGTGAATTTTCCAATACCATTAACATCACTGTCAGCCGACAGGTGGAGGTGTAATAGAGCTTAAATGGTTGGTTAAAAAGGCTGTCGTTTCCGAAAGGAGGCGGCAGTTTTTATTTATATGAATTCGGATTAAAACTGAAAAATACATAGAATCAAAAGGAGCCTAATAATGAAGATTACTTTTATCAAAGATTGATTATAAAGTAAGTCTCGATACTCCTAATACTAGCTACCTCTCATAGACTTCAAAAACATCCCCCAACTCCATAATAATCCCTCTTCCATAAACAACAATGCCTTTCAGCTGATATAGGCTAAAAGGCATTGTTATTATTCAGAGATTAACTTCTATTCCTCTATCACAAGTTGATTTACTCTATTAAAATTATCCCCTACCAGCTTTAACTGATATACTCCTGCTTTTAATTCTGAAAGATCAAATTCATTTATAGAATTACCTTTAAGACTTGAAAACCTTGCAACCTCAATACCTAACACATTATAAACAACCAGTTCATTTGCGAGGTCTGCATTCTTAAGTTCTACAGTGAATGCACCTTTAGTCGGATTAGGATAAACATGAAAATCTGTAATACTATTATTTTCAACAATACCTGTAGTAATTCCTGCAGTGCCGATTTTTGAAGAAACCGGAGTACCATTGATATATGCATTAAAACCACCAAAGAGATTTTCATTTAACTTCTGACCATCATTAATTTTTAGACTTACTGAAAAAACTTTGCTATCTACAATATATCCGTCAGAAACATATGACCCCACTAAAAGGCTTCGCCCATAAACGTTTTTATCAAAAATCAAATCGGGAGTATCAGATGTTACTTTCAAAATAGATACAGTACTATCAACATCAATCGAAAAATCTACTGATGAAATATCATCATCTGCTGAAACATAAACAGGTACTGAAAAGGCACCTCCACCTGTATAAGTGGCTTCTGCAAGATTAAATAAAACTTCTGTTTCATTCTGAAATGCCCTTCTTTGCGCTTTATTTGCAACAGCCCAGCTTCCATCCACATCTCCCAGCAATATTCCTCTATATTTGTCCTTTGTCGTGGGACATACATTCAGAGGTTGAATACAATTTGGTATTGAAGGTACATTTTTAATACTATAATTTGAATATTTCACAACTGAACTATCATCAATAAAAAGCCAGTCTTTTGACAGTTCTCTATTCTCATTTGGTACATACCCATTATAATTCCATAGTTGTGGAAACTCTCCTATTTTTAACAAATAACGTCTTGTCATTAACGTTAAATCACCAGCTGTAACTCTTCCATCAAGATTCACATCTGCAGCAACGAGCTGATAAAAATTTGGTAAAGTTTTTCCAACAATAAAATTAGAAGCAAGGACAACATCATTTCCATTAATAACAGACATAATAGAAGGAAGCCCTATGCTATCTTCATATGAACCTCTGATATCTCGCTCAAATACAATTTCGCCATTGGTAAACGGAATTGTGAACACGCCGCTTGTATCTGGTTTCACAGGAGCGACATTGGTGCTTCTACAATTAAAACCAGGATAAATTCTGGTAACATTATAATAAGAGCCAGCAACTGTTGAGGTCCCCATAGGAACATAGGTACCCGCATAATACAACTTACTTGTAAACTGATTTGTAGAAACATACAAACTTCCTTCATGGACAGGATATTCAACATACCCTCCGTTATTCATATTACTTTCTGTAATACCACATGAAGTAAGAGGGCTTGCTTGTGGTTGTATGTTTGATTTCAGACTAAAATCAAATGTGATGATATCTCCAATGCCTTTAAAGCTTGTGGTTGCAGGAGCACTTGAAGTATAATAAATGGTAGCTTTAATTTCACCCGGGGTTGATATATTGAGATTTGCAACTGCCCACGAAGCCTTTCCAGCATTTACTACTTTACCAATTGTGTAGGTAGACTTTGCCGTCATGATAGCAGGATCATATTTCAGGCAAACATCTAAACCAATTACACCAGGAGTCGGATTAATGTAATTTTGAACCTTCACAGAGAAATTTCCGGAACAGCCAACAGTAGGACTTGAAATACCATATGCAAATGGTTTAAACTTTTGTATTCTATTATTGCCCGCTTCCACAACATAAACAAAGCCTTTGCCATCCACAGCTACCCCTTTGGGTGCATCTAAAAACCCATCGCCATTACCTGTACCGCCAATGAAGCCGAGGTAATTCCCATTTGAATCATATTTAAAAACAAAATTATACTGAGACTCTCCCATATAAATATTTCCGTCCTTATCAACGAATACACTCGCAGGAGTGAACCATAAAGCAATTGTTTTAATATAAACACCATCTGAAGTATATATCTGAATTCGATTCCCATCAGCTACATATACATTCCCTTGCAAGTCTACATCCAATGCTAGTGGACCAAAATTCAACTGTTCATTTTCAGGACCAGACGCTCCCCATTCTGTGATATATTCACCCTCTGTAGTGAATTTCTGAACACGGTTATTTTCATAATCCGGTACATACACATTATCAAACTTATCTATTGCCAGATCTCCGATATTTTTAAACTGTCCTTTACCAGTACCCTCACTACCCCACATCGAAGCAAATCCTCCGGAAGGAATAAACTTCTGTATTCTATGATTAAAATTATCTGAAATATAAATTTCCCCTTTACTGTTCACAGCAATACCAGTAGGGCCATTCAACATTCCCGGGCCTTCGCCACCCCGTCCAAATTGAGACAAGAATTCGCCTTCAGGTGTAAATTTTTGAACTCTGAAGTTATTTACATCTAAAACCACAATATTCCCATCCCTATCTACCAGCAATTCCCTTGGCTGTCTAAACTGCCCAGCTTCAGAGCCGGTAACTCCCCATTTGGATACATACTGAAATGGCTGTTGCGCCCATGTCGTAATACAATAAAACAATAGCACAATCTGTAAAAATAGTTTTTTCATATAATTTGTTTTAAGTGTGTCTAGCGTATGTAAATTCAAATTTGTCACAATTTAAATTCGCTGACAATACAGGAAAAGGGTATATTTTTAATCTGAGAATATGCCAGTTTTATGGTAAGAATTGAAACACTGGCCTGAAGTATATATAAAATTTGAATTTACATCTGTAAAAAATATGATTGGGTATAAAGCGAAATAGAAAATAAGATATTAATAAAGTCCTCGCTTACAAAAATGATTTTCGAAATAGCACTTACATTGCTATTTTCTATAATCTTAAAAATTCGCTAACTTTTCAATAGTTCAATTAAACTGATTCTTTAAGACAAACCTTACTTAGCTACTCCCCAGTCCGAATAACGATTCAATATCCATCTTCTGCTGTTTGTAAAATTTACCTCCCTCACAACCACTTAAACATAATTACTTAATGCAGGTAAATAGCTTATTATGGAAAATACTTGCACCATCAGGTTCATGGGCGATGTAATGATTGGAAGAAATGTTAATCTTAAGATTTCTGAATCAGGATATGAATATCCATGGGGAGATGTTTTACCTCTGCTCAGACAGGAGGGAGTAAATATTATAAACCTTGAAGCAGCTATTACCACATCTAAACGGCCTGTCAATAAAGTATTCAACTTCAAAGCCGACCCTGACAAAATTAATACCCTTAAAGTTGCCAATATCCATGTTGCTAATATTGCCAATAATCATATTGGTGATTATGGAATAGACGGATTGGAAGAAACCATTCGGATCCTTGATCATCATTCCATTGGTCACGCAGGTGCTGGAATAAATATAGCTCAAGCCAAAAAGCCCATAATTATTAAAGAAAACAACATTAAGATAGGAATCATAGGTTGTACTGACAATGAACCATCATGGAGAGCTAACCTTCATCCAGGTACATTTTTTATAACAGTTGATGATCCGGAAGAATTGGAATCTGAAGTGGTAAAATTAAGAAGCGAAGTAGATGTATTGATTATATCGATTCATTGGGGACCAAATATGGAGATAGAACCCAACAAAAGACAAATTGAGTTTGCTCACAGACTTATAGATCTTGGTGTAGATATTATCCATGGACATAGCGCACACATCTTTCAGGGAATTGAGATATACAAAGGAAAGATAATACTATACGATACAGGGGATTTTATTGATGATTACGTTGTAAATGAGCTACTAAGAAACGATAGGTCATTTTTATTTGAATGCATAATAAAAAACAAGAAGTTAAGTGAATTTAAATTAAGACCTGTTATTATTCAAAACATGCAGGTCTGTCTTGCTATCGGTCATAACAAAGAATATGCAATTGCCAGGATGCAATATCTTTCATCGGTATTTGGGACTAGAATAACTGATGAAGGAGAAGTGGTACTATGATTTTTCCTATTTATAAATCTTAGAAGAAGGTTGGATTTATTTTACCAATAAAACCTAATTCTCTATTCTGGAGTGACGTCAAATATTCATAAAAATTGTTTAAATTCACGCTAAGTAAAACAAGTGAAGATGTACACTCAAATTCTTTAATTATTTAAACTTATTTTTTATGAAAACTACCATTTACTTTCTTTTATTTATTCTTCTCATTAATAAAAGTTTTTCACAAGATTATATACCAACTATAAAGACAGGTCGGATATGGGAAGTATTTTATCCTCATGGTTTAGGAAACTCCTCTATTGACAAATACCAAATCAGATGCGATACGACTATCAATAACACAACTTATAAGAAGGTTTCTTATTTAAACAATGTTTATATCGGGGCTGTCAGAGAAGATATTGATAATAAAAAGGTTTATTTTTTTCGTAAAGATGCAACTCAGGAAAGACTTGTAGCTGATTATTCTCTTGCTGTGGGTGAATTATTTTACGATGGTCTAATAGCCAAAGATCTTGATTCAATTAAAGTTCAGTATATACATGGAGCAAATCGAAGGGTATTCTACTTTGATCCATTAACCATACTTATTGAAGGAGAAGGATCTAACTTTTCCGGAATAATAAATAATCGTAATTACGTATCTATCAATAACCTAACTGACAATGTGTATACTTGTGATATTTCATCTACCAAATCTGAAGAGCCAAAGCCTTCTATAAATATTTTCCCTAATCCGACGACTTATTCTGATTTTATTTACATAAACGGACTGCCAATTAATAAGGAAGTAAATTACCAAATATATTCCTTAACAGGGCAGATGCTAAAAGAAGGCTTAACAAAAAATCTATGTATTGAAATTAAAGACATTTCTGAGCAATCAGTTATGCTAAAACTAATCGAAGGTAATTCTTCTATATACAACAAGATCTTATTAATCAACAGATAATTTTCAATCATTGGCCTGTCTATAACACCTATGACAGGCCTCTATAATACCTCTGAGATTTCTGCCTTAAGTCCCACATCCAGACTTACACTTACAAAGTCAAAGTTTTTTGTCAAAAAATATTTTCAACCTCACTACTAATAAACTCGTCGGGATAATTAAATACAATCTAGCATTGAATCTATCATAGTCTTTGTGAAATTATATCTTTCATTTTTCCATGATGTGTCTTACAACAGTCTACTGTAAAGAAATGACACTACTACAAAAGTGTAATATATGATTTAGTTATAAAAAAAAACATAAGCAACTAATTAAAATCTATAGCCTATTTTGTAATGCAATGGAAGATACAACCTATAATACTTACCTTTTCTATGTATGTGATTAGGTGTTTCGTTCAATCTATCCTCTGGGTTATCTCGATTAGTTTGCGTAATATTATTATGTCTCAAACCTACTCCTGAATTAAATTCCATTATCATTCTGCCGAACATAAATTGCATACCAAATTTTAGACCAACACCTACCACTTCTTTGTGTACAGTAAAATAGTCTGTATAAGTAAGCTCGGAAGGCCCGGGAGAAGCCGATCCATTTACTTCATTTCTTTCATTCTTATAAAAAGCTTCCACAGAACAGAAAAGGTTATGCCTGCCACTTATGGTTTCGGCTAAAATATATTTTGTTTCCCCCATAATTTTATAGCCACTAAATCTATAATAATCTTTATTGGGTAATAGTCCTACAAAACCAAATATGCTATGAGGCAAGATAATACCTCCACTTATTTGAATGACAACATTTTCCCGTACTTTTCTATCATATCCAATTTGTAATGATGGATCAAGTATATTAAGCACCCCAACCGGATAAAGACTGATAACATTTAATTTATCTTTATGGAATCTATTCCTTTCAAACATCCTTAATCTTTTCTGACAAACGCCATCAATTACAGTGAATAACCCAAGGACTAAGAATACAACTCTTATTAATACTTTTTTCATATCAAAAAATTTAATTAACATAAAACAATTTTTAATTTAACTCAGCTGACAAGACAATGCTTGTAAAAAAAAATGGTAGCACTGTTGGATTCTGTATTCAAATTAATAGGACTAAAATAATCATTCTAGGATTAATAAACAATGTTGGTAAAAATGAAGGATATCCCTTTTAATTGAAGAATATTTAATATCCAATCTTTCTATTGCGGACTTTGGGAGACGAAAAAAAGGACATCAAACTAATAACCCTGATGAGAATATCCATCAATATATTCAAGTATTGAATCTATCTCTGCTTTTGTGAAATTAAACTCTTTCATTTCTGTTTTAGCATATTTATTGTATAGCTCTACAGCATAAGGATCTCCGGACTTAATAACCGCATTTGACTTATTAATAAACTTATAAAGCCATTTCTTAGGTCTTCTTTTTCCAACATCTTTTAAAGCTGGTCCTACAACAACATCGTGAATACTATGACAAGCTCTACAATTATTAGTAAATAACTGCTCTCCTGTTTTATTAAATTCTACACCACTGCTTATCTGTCTTAAATAATTTCCACAGACAGGTTGCTCTTCAACAACACCGCAATTAAACTGTTTTGACTGCCTCTTTTCTTTTACAATATAAAAACAGAACAATGTTACAATAATCGCAAAAGCTGATACTGCAACTGTCATCTTAAAAAGTGAAATAAACTGATACCCCTTCTCCATTTATTGATTATAATCTCTTGTTACAATATTAAGTAAAAATGGGAATAACGATTGTATCGCTATTCCCATTTTTTATGTATCAAATCTTGTCACAAGCAAGTATTGATAGAGGCTTTGACCTTTACAATTTTAAAAGTTAAATTTGTTACTTCTTATGATTTTTAAAATGCTCTTGCAGCTCGAACGCAATATGCAGTTCCTTTAGCATAATTTCTGGAAATACCATTTACAAAAAATCTTCCCCACGCGTCCGTCGATTCAAGCCCAGGATATTCAGTAGAGCTCCAGTATACTCCTACAAGATTATTAGGATCCGCAGTGAAATTGCCCAATCCTTTAAGATGTAAATTTTCATACATCAAATCCAGCTCAGATTTGGATGGCAGAAACCAGTCATCATAACCATTAAGCACAAGATTCGAACAAATGTAAGCCGCACCAATAGGCTGAGAACAAGCCTTCACAATATCTGCCGTATTCCACTTTCCAAATCCTACTGCCGGATTATCGGCTCCAACGATAGCAGTATTATGACAGCCCCAACTTCCCGGATCTTCCCAACCCTTTCCTACTACCTGATCATTAGGAGCTGCTACTAATCCATGATGTTTGGTTTCATCAAGATAAAAGATAATACCTCCTGCATATGACTGGCCTATTTCCAAAGGAGGTTGCTTAATTGTAACCGAGAGATCTTCAGAATAGGAGAAGTCTCCATTGTTATAGACTAACTTGCAATTAATGTTTATGTCATCAGAAGAAGTTCCTGAATACTTAAAGGTAACTTTGGCTTTATTGTTACTCACTCCTGTCAATGTTCCCTGTACTAAGGAATTACTTATCCCCTGGAGTGATATATATCCGGATGACTCCAGCGGCCTCAGTCCCAATCTTGGTGAATTAGGAATAAGCAGATAAGATACTGTCTTAGTGGTATAAAGAAAACCAATCACAGCATTCACTCCTTCAATGGTTTCATTAATTTTATTTATATAACCGGTTAACTTATTAAAGCCTCCAAAAAAAGATTGAATAACAGAATTGCTGTTTGAAGCATCTGCATTAGTTAAGGAAGCCTTCCTTATATTAATCCCGATAGAGGTAGGTTCTTCATTATTCACTGTTAGCATCTGAGCAGTAACTTGTGACTTGCGTTGCTGACTTTCTGATGAAAGTTTATCTATGATTACCGAAACAGGCTTATATAAATCATCTCGGGATTTTTTGCCGAAATAAATGGAAGCTTTATATGACACAAATACTCCTGCAAGACTTAACAGGGCTTTATCATATTGTTTTGCGCTATACATGATATAAGAAGCCCAAACAGATCCCCCCAATGCCAGTACCGAAGCTTTGAATAATAAAAGGCTATTGTATTCGCTTGTAACTCGGGCATTGGAAATCAGATTTTTATTTTCAAGATTAGTTGAGTTAACTTCCAGAAAATTTGCTAAGCTCTGCTGCTTGGAAGCATCCATTGATTTAACCTTTGTCAAAACATCGGAAATGAATTGCCTGGTTTCATTTACCTCTGTATTTTTCTCCTCTATCGTAATAAGATTTGAATCAACCTCTACCTGTAGGGCGCTATCCAATTTATTTATCTGGGCTTTAAGATAATTTTCGTATTGATCAAATCTTGCAGGCACATCACTAACTACAACCTTATTTTCTATTACTATTCTTGATTCATAAGTCGTGTTGCCAAGTACAAAGCTGATCGGATATTCTCCGGGAGCAAGATCAGCAGGAGTAATAAAGGTAAGCATATTTTCATCTGATTTTATGAATACCACTTCCTTGTCTCCGATCTTACCGGTGATTTGCTGTTGAGATATATTTGTAT includes:
- a CDS encoding choice-of-anchor Q domain-containing protein; this translates as MKKFYISIVFLFAFNVLSATTFTVLNKNDAGPGSLRQCIADANADLTATMENPHIIHFNLADGSREISLLSALPAIENHLVVDGQAEYVKILGGSGFRVFEIKSGKYVFFSSLILSKGSLTSGVGGCILNSGGLWLDNVSVDGNEIIGNGYGGGIYNNGYLEITNSWIINNHNTGGESNSGGGICSSVNGRVKISKTTIGANWTSSGGGGLFNNGREVELSDMTFVNNMGGEGGALCNRNYAILTNVTMFNNQAQIGGAISSYWNTILINCTISANDIGGGIYVNKSTDVTLTNTIVTGNRGSLTKTKEDIYSTSEAFISATNCLFGNVGKWLTIEGPNNEMGITPESAFGTGSTNGFFNGSKIETISLTEGALAINAGTTESAPSKDQCGQERVEQIDIGAFEYQYSLASISAQKQHDVKIFSDYSNGHYRFEVDNTMQGNYEWKVIDINGRVLQSSNNASKQNDPSFDLSSYPQGIYILIVSSHKGISTKEVVKL
- a CDS encoding zinc-dependent alcohol dehydrogenase; this translates as MLAMNYRGPGRVRAEEKPMPEILHPEDCIVKVLRSCICGSDLHLYNGNVPDTRVGTTFGHEFVGEVVELGSEVHKLKLGDKVLVPFNIACGKCSFCRQGLYGNCHESNPEATAVGGIFGYSHTAGGYDGGQAEYVRVPYANFGPTIIPEGMDLDDAVLLTDVVPTGYQAAEMGGIQPGDTVVIFGAGPIGIMAAKCSWLFGAGRVIVIDQNEFRLEFVKNYAKCESYNFKSIEDPVQFIKQTTDWLGADVCIDAVGAEAAGSAMQTITGRKTLLQAGSATALFWAINSVKKGGIVSIVGVYGPTGNLVPIGNVLNKGITIRANQASVKRLLPKLIDHVQKGTIKPKELITHRMPLRNVSDAYRIFSDKLDNCIKPILIPPTAKE
- a CDS encoding DUF1566 domain-containing protein translates to MFRNFQIVVKLIKKQSLTIPAAILFIFLLTACNKKKEEAPPNTHTDLQSNGNSIDKTTVNIDEINTVTLNTNISQQQITGKIGDKEVVFIKSDENMLTFITPADLAPGEYPISFVLGNTTYESRIVIENKVVVSDVPARFDQYENYLKAQINKLDSALQVEVDSNLITIEEKNTEVNETRQFISDVLTKVKSMDASKQQSLANFLEVNSTNLENKNLISNARVTSEYNSLLLFKASVLALGGSVWASYIMYSAKQYDKALLSLAGVFVSYKASIYFGKKSRDDLYKPVSVIIDKLSSESQQRKSQVTAQMLTVNNEEPTSIGINIRKASLTNADASNSNSVIQSFFGGFNKLTGYINKINETIEGVNAVIGFLYTTKTVSYLLIPNSPRLGLRPLESSGYISLQGISNSLVQGTLTGVSNNKAKVTFKYSGTSSDDININCKLVYNNGDFSYSEDLSVTIKQPPLEIGQSYAGGIIFYLDETKHHGLVAAPNDQVVGKGWEDPGSWGCHNTAIVGADNPAVGFGKWNTADIVKACSQPIGAAYICSNLVLNGYDDWFLPSKSELDLMYENLHLKGLGNFTADPNNLVGVYWSSTEYPGLESTDAWGRFFVNGISRNYAKGTAYCVRAARAF
- a CDS encoding T9SS type A sorting domain-containing protein produces the protein MKKLFLQIVLLFYCITTWAQQPFQYVSKWGVTGSEAGQFRQPRELLVDRDGNIVVLDVNNFRVQKFTPEGEFLSQFGRGGEGPGMLNGPTGIAVNSKGEIYISDNFNHRIQKFIPSGGFASMWGSEGTGKGQFKNIGDLAIDKFDNVYVPDYENNRVQKFTTEGEYITEWGASGPENEQLNFGPLALDVDLQGNVYVADGNRIQIYTSDGVYIKTIALWFTPASVFVDKDGNIYMGESQYNFVFKYDSNGNYLGFIGGTGNGDGFLDAPKGVAVDGKGFVYVVEAGNNRIQKFKPFAYGISSPTVGCSGNFSVKVQNYINPTPGVIGLDVCLKYDPAIMTAKSTYTIGKVVNAGKASWAVANLNISTPGEIKATIYYTSSAPATTSFKGIGDIITFDFSLKSNIQPQASPLTSCGITESNMNNGGYVEYPVHEGSLYVSTNQFTSKLYYAGTYVPMGTSTVAGSYYNVTRIYPGFNCRSTNVAPVKPDTSGVFTIPFTNGEIVFERDIRGSYEDSIGLPSIMSVINGNDVVLASNFIVGKTLPNFYQLVAADVNLDGRVTAGDLTLMTRRYLLKIGEFPQLWNYNGYVPNENRELSKDWLFIDDSSVVKYSNYSIKNVPSIPNCIQPLNVCPTTKDKYRGILLGDVDGSWAVANKAQRRAFQNETEVLFNLAEATYTGGGAFSVPVYVSADDDISSVDFSIDVDSTVSILKVTSDTPDLIFDKNVYGRSLLVGSYVSDGYIVDSKVFSVSLKINDGQKLNENLFGGFNAYINGTPVSSKIGTAGITTGIVENNSITDFHVYPNPTKGAFTVELKNADLANELVVYNVLGIEVARFSSLKGNSINEFDLSELKAGVYQLKLVGDNFNRVNQLVIEE
- a CDS encoding c-type cytochrome: MTVAVSAFAIIVTLFCFYIVKEKRQSKQFNCGVVEEQPVCGNYLRQISSGVEFNKTGEQLFTNNCRACHSIHDVVVGPALKDVGKRRPKKWLYKFINKSNAVIKSGDPYAVELYNKYAKTEMKEFNFTKAEIDSILEYIDGYSHQGY
- a CDS encoding CapA family protein gives rise to the protein MENTCTIRFMGDVMIGRNVNLKISESGYEYPWGDVLPLLRQEGVNIINLEAAITTSKRPVNKVFNFKADPDKINTLKVANIHVANIANNHIGDYGIDGLEETIRILDHHSIGHAGAGINIAQAKKPIIIKENNIKIGIIGCTDNEPSWRANLHPGTFFITVDDPEELESEVVKLRSEVDVLIISIHWGPNMEIEPNKRQIEFAHRLIDLGVDIIHGHSAHIFQGIEIYKGKIILYDTGDFIDDYVVNELLRNDRSFLFECIIKNKKLSEFKLRPVIIQNMQVCLAIGHNKEYAIARMQYLSSVFGTRITDEGEVVL